One window of the Rufibacter radiotolerans genome contains the following:
- the gltB gene encoding glutamate synthase large subunit: MNQADENKKGLYTPELEHDACGVGCVVNLDGQKSHATVKDALTMLKNMEHRGATGSDPETGDGAGILLQLPHEFFKKELAEFAITLPPEGSYGVGMVFFPAVYEVREKSRKILNNCLRKLRLNLIGYRLVPVNGQVPGHGAKAVEPYIEQVFVQPVDPSIKGEDLERKLFVLRNLISNETRKSVRGENGTFYIASFSSRTIIYKGQLKTDQLERYYHDLRHPELKSAIAVVHSRFSTNTFPNWRLAQPFRFIAHNGEINTIRGNVNKMKSKEALMSSPLFTPEEMQWLIPITNPEDSDSANLDALVELLTLSGRPLPHVMMMLVPEAWQNNQHMDTYKKAFYKYHASMMEPWDGPAALFFTDGTQIGATLDRNGLRPVRYCLTRQGRLVMASEAGALCVDPKDVIKRGRLQPGKMLLADISQGRIFEDEEIKQLVCNDKPYFDWIQKNRIKLRLRPEPRVLLQPCSPEELRQRQKAYGYTREDLKMLVEPMAATGYEPVGSMGSDTPLAVLSRQSQHVSNYFKQFFAQVSNPPIDSIRERLVMSLFTRVGESLNILDESELHVRQIHISQPVLDPVEFQKLVFLKEEGFEHELLDATFSTREPGNLQRDIDRICAEAEAAVRAGKKILIISNRKIQADRAAIPSLLAVGAVHHHLIEKRLRTKAGLVAEAGDAWETHHFATIIGYGASAVYPFLIYDTIKSLHDQHKLDNAQPYTHYFQNFIYAVDNGLLKILSKMGISTLQSYQSSQIFEILGIGQEVIEKCFKGTVNRLEGLNFEDLERETLTKHQSAYPDLENLLESGGFYQWRRDGEEHLLTPKVIHLLQKSTRLNDYLLYKEYSKAIREHQQSTITLRNLFEFRKRQSVPLEEVEPVSAILKRFATGAMSFGSISYEAHSTLAIAMNRIGGKSNSGEGGEDEARYIKRPNGDSERSRVKQVASGRFGVTSHYLANADEIQIKIAQGAKPGEGGQLPGHKVDHWIARVRCSTPGVGLISPPPHHDIYSIEDLKQLIFDVKNANPRARVNVKLVAEAGVGTIASGVAKAKADAIMISGADGGTGASPLSSIRHTGLPWEIGLAEAHQTLIKNNLRSRVVLQTDGKILTGYDLAVATLLGAEEYGVATAALIVEGCVMMRKCHLNTCPVGVATQDPELRKLFTGDPDHVVNLFTFLALELRQIMASLGFRTINEMVGQSQILKIRTDLNHWKLKNLDLSPILHQEYVPRNVGTYKQIEQDHEINKVLDKKLIRDLKKGNTEVEYRIINVDRAVGTMLSYEISKTFGKHGLPEDSFKTTFYGSAGQSFGAFLAPGITFRLRGEANDYLGKGLSGGKLILQPFQDTQYLPHEHILIGNVALYGATAGKVYINGLAGERFCVRNSGAEAVVEGIGDHGCEYMTGGKVLVLGEIGKNFGAGMSGGVAYLYAPDPAHVEQCNLDMIGLEEPDPEDLLWIVEKLQEHVAYTGSVLAQEFLANWEQHRQHFLKVVPHDLKKALQQVKETETVNVLA, encoded by the coding sequence ATGAATCAGGCTGATGAGAACAAAAAAGGGTTGTACACACCCGAACTAGAGCATGACGCCTGCGGCGTTGGTTGCGTGGTCAACTTAGATGGCCAGAAGTCGCATGCCACCGTGAAAGATGCGCTCACCATGCTCAAGAACATGGAACACCGCGGGGCCACCGGCAGTGACCCCGAGACCGGCGACGGCGCAGGTATTCTCCTGCAGTTACCCCATGAGTTTTTCAAAAAAGAATTAGCCGAGTTTGCCATTACGCTTCCCCCCGAAGGCAGCTACGGCGTGGGCATGGTCTTTTTCCCGGCCGTGTATGAAGTGCGCGAGAAATCCCGCAAGATCCTCAACAACTGCCTGCGCAAGCTTCGCCTGAACCTGATCGGTTACCGCCTGGTGCCGGTAAACGGTCAGGTACCCGGCCACGGCGCCAAAGCCGTGGAACCCTACATTGAGCAGGTGTTTGTGCAGCCCGTAGACCCGTCTATCAAAGGCGAGGACTTAGAGCGCAAGCTGTTTGTACTGCGTAACCTTATCAGCAACGAGACCCGCAAAAGCGTGCGCGGCGAGAACGGAACATTTTACATTGCCAGCTTCTCCAGCCGCACCATCATCTATAAAGGCCAGCTCAAAACCGACCAGCTGGAGCGCTACTACCATGACCTGCGCCACCCCGAGCTGAAATCGGCGATAGCCGTGGTGCACTCCCGCTTCTCCACTAACACCTTCCCCAACTGGCGCCTGGCCCAGCCGTTCCGGTTTATTGCCCATAACGGCGAGATCAACACCATACGCGGGAACGTGAACAAGATGAAGTCCAAGGAGGCGCTTATGTCCTCTCCCCTGTTCACGCCAGAGGAAATGCAGTGGCTGATTCCTATCACCAACCCCGAGGATTCTGACTCTGCCAACCTGGATGCGCTGGTGGAGCTCCTGACTTTGTCGGGAAGGCCGTTGCCGCATGTCATGATGATGCTGGTGCCTGAGGCCTGGCAGAACAACCAGCACATGGACACTTACAAAAAGGCGTTCTACAAATACCACGCGTCCATGATGGAGCCCTGGGACGGTCCCGCCGCTCTCTTCTTCACCGACGGCACCCAGATTGGCGCCACCCTGGACCGCAACGGCCTGCGCCCCGTGCGCTACTGCCTCACCCGGCAAGGCCGCCTGGTCATGGCCTCTGAGGCTGGCGCGCTGTGCGTAGACCCCAAAGACGTGATCAAACGCGGCCGCCTGCAGCCGGGCAAAATGCTGCTGGCAGACATCTCCCAGGGCAGAATCTTTGAGGACGAGGAAATCAAGCAACTGGTCTGCAATGACAAGCCGTATTTTGATTGGATTCAGAAAAACCGCATCAAGCTGCGCCTGCGCCCCGAGCCCCGCGTCTTGCTGCAGCCTTGCTCCCCAGAGGAGCTTCGGCAGCGGCAGAAGGCCTACGGCTACACCCGCGAAGACCTGAAGATGCTGGTAGAACCCATGGCCGCCACGGGCTATGAACCGGTGGGCAGCATGGGCTCCGATACGCCGCTGGCGGTGCTTTCGCGCCAGAGCCAGCATGTGTCTAACTACTTCAAGCAGTTCTTCGCGCAGGTGAGCAATCCGCCCATTGACTCTATTAGAGAGCGGTTGGTAATGTCGCTTTTCACCCGCGTGGGCGAGTCCTTGAACATTCTGGATGAAAGCGAGCTGCACGTGCGCCAGATCCATATCTCGCAGCCCGTGCTAGACCCCGTGGAATTCCAGAAACTAGTGTTCCTGAAAGAGGAAGGCTTTGAGCATGAACTGCTGGATGCCACCTTCTCCACCCGTGAGCCCGGCAACCTGCAGCGCGACATTGACCGCATCTGCGCCGAGGCCGAGGCCGCCGTGCGTGCAGGCAAGAAAATTCTGATTATCTCTAACCGTAAGATCCAGGCCGATAGGGCCGCTATTCCGTCTTTGCTGGCGGTAGGCGCGGTGCACCACCATTTGATTGAGAAGCGCCTGCGCACCAAGGCCGGGCTGGTAGCCGAGGCCGGCGATGCCTGGGAAACCCACCACTTCGCCACCATCATTGGCTACGGTGCCAGCGCGGTGTACCCGTTCCTGATCTATGACACCATCAAAAGCCTGCATGACCAGCACAAACTGGACAATGCGCAACCCTACACCCATTACTTCCAAAATTTCATCTACGCGGTAGACAATGGCCTGCTTAAGATTCTATCTAAGATGGGTATCAGCACGCTGCAGTCATACCAAAGCTCCCAGATCTTCGAGATTCTGGGCATTGGCCAGGAGGTGATTGAGAAATGCTTTAAAGGCACCGTGAACCGTTTGGAAGGCCTCAACTTTGAGGACCTGGAACGCGAGACGCTCACCAAGCACCAAAGCGCCTACCCAGACCTGGAGAACCTGCTGGAGTCCGGGGGCTTCTACCAGTGGCGCCGCGACGGCGAGGAGCACTTGCTCACGCCCAAGGTGATTCACCTGCTGCAGAAATCCACCCGCCTGAACGACTACTTATTATACAAGGAATATTCCAAGGCCATACGGGAGCACCAGCAGTCCACCATCACTCTCCGCAACCTTTTTGAGTTCCGGAAACGGCAATCGGTGCCTCTGGAGGAGGTAGAGCCGGTTTCGGCCATTTTGAAACGTTTCGCCACAGGCGCTATGTCTTTTGGGTCTATTTCGTATGAGGCGCACAGCACGCTGGCCATTGCCATGAACCGCATTGGTGGCAAAAGCAACAGCGGCGAGGGCGGCGAGGACGAGGCCCGTTACATCAAGCGCCCCAACGGCGACTCAGAGCGTTCCCGCGTGAAGCAGGTGGCCTCCGGAAGATTTGGCGTGACCAGCCATTACCTGGCTAACGCCGATGAGATTCAGATTAAAATTGCCCAAGGCGCCAAGCCCGGCGAGGGCGGCCAGTTACCGGGCCACAAAGTGGACCACTGGATTGCCCGCGTGCGCTGCTCTACCCCTGGCGTAGGTTTGATTTCGCCGCCGCCGCACCATGACATCTATTCTATTGAAGACCTGAAGCAGCTCATCTTTGATGTGAAGAACGCCAACCCGCGGGCCCGCGTCAACGTGAAGCTGGTGGCCGAGGCCGGTGTAGGCACCATCGCCTCGGGCGTGGCCAAAGCCAAGGCAGACGCCATCATGATCTCGGGGGCCGACGGCGGTACCGGGGCCAGCCCTTTGAGCTCTATCCGGCACACGGGTCTTCCCTGGGAAATAGGCTTAGCCGAGGCGCACCAGACCCTCATCAAAAATAACCTGCGCAGCCGCGTGGTATTGCAGACCGACGGGAAGATTCTGACCGGCTATGACCTGGCCGTGGCGACGCTGTTAGGCGCTGAGGAATACGGTGTGGCCACCGCCGCCCTAATTGTAGAAGGCTGCGTGATGATGCGCAAGTGTCACCTCAATACCTGCCCCGTAGGTGTGGCCACCCAAGACCCGGAACTGCGCAAGCTCTTCACCGGCGACCCAGACCACGTGGTGAACCTGTTCACCTTCCTGGCCCTGGAACTTCGCCAGATCATGGCGTCTCTGGGCTTCAGGACCATCAATGAGATGGTGGGCCAGTCGCAGATCCTCAAAATCAGAACCGACCTGAACCACTGGAAACTGAAGAATCTGGACCTCTCGCCTATCCTGCACCAGGAGTACGTGCCGCGCAACGTGGGTACCTACAAGCAGATTGAGCAGGACCATGAAATCAACAAGGTGCTGGACAAGAAATTGATCCGCGACCTGAAGAAAGGCAACACCGAGGTGGAGTACCGCATCATCAACGTGGACCGCGCGGTGGGCACCATGTTGTCTTATGAAATCTCCAAAACCTTCGGGAAGCACGGCCTGCCGGAAGACAGCTTTAAAACCACTTTCTACGGCTCGGCGGGCCAGAGCTTTGGGGCTTTCCTGGCGCCGGGTATCACGTTCCGCCTGCGCGGTGAGGCCAATGACTACCTGGGCAAAGGCCTGTCTGGCGGAAAATTGATTTTACAACCCTTCCAGGATACCCAGTACCTGCCGCATGAGCATATTCTCATCGGGAATGTGGCCCTGTACGGCGCTACGGCCGGCAAAGTCTACATCAACGGCCTAGCCGGGGAGCGCTTCTGCGTGCGCAACTCCGGTGCTGAGGCCGTGGTGGAAGGCATTGGCGACCACGGTTGCGAGTACATGACCGGCGGTAAGGTACTGGTGCTGGGAGAGATTGGCAAAAATTTCGGGGCCGGTATGAGCGGCGGTGTGGCCTACCTCTACGCCCCAGATCCTGCCCATGTGGAGCAGTGCAACCTGGACATGATTGGCCTGGAAGAACCAGACCCCGAGGACCTACTCTGGATTGTGGAGAAACTGCAGGAGCACGTGGCCTACACCGGCAGCGTGCTGGCGCAGGAGTTTCTGGCCAACTGGGAACAGCACCGCCAACACTTCCTGAAAGTGGTGCCGCATGACCTGAAAAAGGCGCTGCAACAAGTAAAAGAAACTGAAACCGTAAACGTACTGGCATAA
- a CDS encoding YpdA family putative bacillithiol disulfide reductase, whose protein sequence is MSSSEGVDIVVIGAGPIGLTCGIEAQKAGLSYVIVEKGCLVNSLYNYPQNMTFFSTSEKLEIGGIPFISDNPKPRRAEALEYYRRVTLKFNLNVRLFEEVASVEKVDKGFVVQTSKATYHARKVVVSTGFYDLPATMDIPGEDLPQVTHYYKDPHYYAMQKVVVVGASNSSVDAALETYRKGAQVTMVVRGPEIGRRVKYWVKPDIENRIKEGSIKAYFNASLMAVRPGQVDIQTPDGMATIENDFVLALTGYKPNFDLLRRFGVQLSPDDKLYPQHNTETMETNQPGLYLAGVVCGGMDTHLWFIENSRDHAEKIVRHILQQDLSQTWLPV, encoded by the coding sequence ATGAGTAGCAGTGAAGGAGTAGATATAGTGGTGATTGGCGCGGGTCCCATCGGGTTGACCTGTGGGATTGAAGCGCAAAAGGCAGGATTGTCCTATGTGATTGTGGAGAAAGGTTGCCTGGTCAATTCGTTGTATAACTACCCGCAGAACATGACCTTTTTCTCTACCTCAGAGAAACTCGAGATTGGCGGCATCCCGTTCATCTCAGATAACCCTAAGCCGCGCCGCGCGGAGGCCCTGGAGTACTACCGCAGGGTGACCCTCAAATTCAACCTGAACGTGCGCCTTTTTGAGGAAGTAGCCTCGGTGGAGAAAGTGGATAAAGGATTCGTGGTTCAGACGTCTAAGGCAACCTATCACGCCCGAAAGGTCGTTGTCTCCACGGGCTTTTATGATTTGCCGGCCACCATGGACATCCCCGGGGAAGACCTTCCGCAGGTGACCCACTACTACAAAGACCCGCATTACTACGCCATGCAGAAGGTGGTAGTGGTAGGCGCTAGCAACTCTTCGGTAGACGCGGCGCTGGAAACCTACCGCAAGGGCGCCCAGGTGACTATGGTGGTGCGGGGCCCCGAAATTGGAAGGCGGGTGAAGTATTGGGTGAAGCCTGATATTGAGAACCGCATCAAGGAAGGCAGCATCAAAGCCTATTTCAACGCATCGCTCATGGCCGTGCGTCCGGGCCAGGTAGATATCCAGACCCCTGACGGGATGGCCACCATTGAAAATGACTTCGTGCTGGCGCTCACCGGCTACAAACCCAACTTTGACCTGCTCCGCCGGTTTGGCGTGCAACTGTCTCCAGATGATAAGCTGTACCCGCAGCACAATACAGAAACCATGGAAACGAACCAACCGGGGTTGTACCTGGCCGGCGTGGTATGCGGGGGCATGGACACGCACCTGTGGTTTATTGAGAATTCCCGCGACCATGCCGAGAAGATAGTTCGGCATATTTTGCAGCAAGACCTCAGCCAGACCTGGCTTCCTGTTTAG